The region AGTACAAAAGAGCATAACTCAGTTACTGTAACTAGACTTGGTGTTATTTTGATGATTATTTTCTCTGTAAGCCTTGCTTATGCTTTTGATGATCAACCTGCCATTATTGCTCGCTCAACAGCTATCTTTTTTGCTCTTTGTGCAAGTATCTTTTTACCAAGTTTTATTGGTGGATTGTTTTGGAGAGGTATGACAAAAACAGGAGCAATAAGCTCTATGATAGTTGGACTTTTAGTATCGAGCTTTTGGCTACTTTTTGTTCACTTCAAAGAAGCTAAATCACTTGGTGTTGTAAAAGCCATCTTTGGTAAAGATTCACTTTTAAGCGGAGATATTATCTTTGTAGATGCACTTATGATTGCACTACCACTATCTATAATTACGGCTATAGTTGTTTCATTGATGAGTAAAAAAATGGATGAAACACATCTAAAGAAATGTTTTAACGATTAAAAAGGGAAAAAATGAAAAAAAGAAGTTTAATATTAGCGGCACTACTTAGTTCAAGCGCATCTGTATCAGCGGATACAATAGAAGAGGCATTTAAAGATGGTAAAGTTCAAGGGGAACTAAAGTCTTTTTACATAAATCGTACTTACGATTGGGATAGCGGTTTTGGTAAAGACCCATCTTTTTACTCTCGTGATGGTCTTTCAGTTGGTGGGCATCTTGGTTATCAGACTGCTTCGTACTATGGTTTTGATGCAGGTGCTACATTTTATACTACAAATAAAGTAGATAATAAAGCAGACAATCCTGATAAAAACGACAACACTATTTTTGGTTCAGATGGCGGAGGTTATAGTGTTTTAGGTGAGGCTTACATAAGTTACAGCGCAGGTAAAACTTCGTTGAGAGTTGGACAACAAAGCATAAATACTCCATTTGCAGCTCCAAACAACTTTAGAATGCTACCAAATACTTTTGAGGGTGTAGTTATTAAAAATAGCGATGTAACTGATACTAAGTTTGAATTAGGTCACATCACTCGCATCCAAACAAATGGTTTCGCAAACTCTGTTCCTGTTACAAATGGAGTTTTAGATTCTACAAACTCTCTTACTCGTCTTAGTTTACTCTACGGTTTTGGTCCAGGATATAGAGTAGGTGAATTTACAAGCATTGCAGATGTTTATCTAGGTTCAACAAATAAAAAATCTACTGCTGGTATGACTTATTTAAATGCAACATATACAGGTTTTAAAGGTGTAAAACTAGAGTTATGGGATCAATATATTCACGATATTATGAATATAGTTGTAGTAAAAGCTAGTTACAAAGGCAAACTAAGTGATATTAACACCTTTGCATCTGTATTTTACACAAAACAAGATGATGTTGGAGATAACTTGCTTGGAAAAGCTTTTAACACAGCTGGTAAAGATAAAGATGTAGATGCTACTCAATATGGTGCTATGTTAAAAGCTTCACTAGATAATGGTTTAGGCATAGATTTACGTTATGTAAATACTCCAGCATCTAAGGGAAGTGTTTTAGATGGTGGTATAGTAAACGCTCTTGGTGGTGCAAATCCATTTATCATCTCTCAAGGGGCTTTACATGCTAACTTAGGAGATACAGCTTCATATATGGCAGGAGTTGATTATAACTTCAAACCTTTAACTGGTATAGATTTACTAAGTATGGTAAAGTATTTTGAGTACGATATTGGCAAATACAATGGTTACCAAAGTGGTAATGCTTGGACTACAAAAGAGGTAGATTTTGACCTTATTTATCAAGCTACAAAAGATCTTAAACTTCAAGCAAGAGGTAGTTTTACTAGAGATTGGTTAGATTTGGGAGCAACAAAAACACTAAGTTTTAATGAATATCGTTTAATCGCGTATTACGCATTTTAATTAATTCTCAATAATTGTATTAATCCTAGTTCCACCTTTGGAAAGGATGGAACTAGTAAGCTATTCGAATGCTTGGTGGTAATATTAAAAAATTATGTTACCTTTTAGAATGAATCAGTCGTGAGAAGCAGCAAATAGATACGAAAAACATAATTAACACATAACAAGTATTTTATAAAGCTATTACAACTTCAATATCTTAAATAAAAGAAAATACTAAGATAATTGGAAAACTTAGCTCTAAAACTATGACTTTTTGTGAAATTTACTCTATTTTTCTTATTTTATTTAAATAGTTATAAAAATTAGCCTTCATTTAAGCCTTTTTTATATAACTATTGTGTAAATTATACTCAAGAAATCTTTTATAGATTAATTATTATAAAGAGTGGGAATTTTATGAAACAGACATTAATGGGAAACGATGCAATTGCTTGGGGTTTAATTCATGCAAATGTTGATATGGTTAGTGGATACCCTGGTACTCCATCGAGTGAGATATTAACTGAAGTACAAAAAATTAAACATAAGCTAAACTTGGATGTTTATGCTGAGTGGGGAACTAATGAAAAAGTTGGTTTTGAAGTAGCTTACGCAGGTGCTATTGCTGGAAAGCGTACTTGTGCAACTATGAAACAAGTTGGACTTAATGTTGCAAGTGATGCGCTTATGAGTGCGGCTTATATTGGAAACCTTGGTGGGATGCTACTTATTGCAGCAGATGATCCTGGTTTCCACTCTTCTCAAACTGAGCAAGATAGTCGTGTTTTTGCAAAATTTGCTCGCATCCCAGTTCTTGACCCAGCAACTCCTCAAGATGCTTATGACCTTACAAAGTATGGTGTAGAACTTTCAGAAAAATTCCAAATTCCTGTTATGCTTCGCCCCGTTATGCGTGTTTGTCATGCTAGAGAAATTATTGAGATGGATGAAGAAACTAACTT is a window of uncultured Sulfurimonas sp. DNA encoding:
- a CDS encoding OprD family outer membrane porin; the encoded protein is MKKRSLILAALLSSSASVSADTIEEAFKDGKVQGELKSFYINRTYDWDSGFGKDPSFYSRDGLSVGGHLGYQTASYYGFDAGATFYTTNKVDNKADNPDKNDNTIFGSDGGGYSVLGEAYISYSAGKTSLRVGQQSINTPFAAPNNFRMLPNTFEGVVIKNSDVTDTKFELGHITRIQTNGFANSVPVTNGVLDSTNSLTRLSLLYGFGPGYRVGEFTSIADVYLGSTNKKSTAGMTYLNATYTGFKGVKLELWDQYIHDIMNIVVVKASYKGKLSDINTFASVFYTKQDDVGDNLLGKAFNTAGKDKDVDATQYGAMLKASLDNGLGIDLRYVNTPASKGSVLDGGIVNALGGANPFIISQGALHANLGDTASYMAGVDYNFKPLTGIDLLSMVKYFEYDIGKYNGYQSGNAWTTKEVDFDLIYQATKDLKLQARGSFTRDWLDLGATKTLSFNEYRLIAYYAF